Proteins from a single region of Haliaeetus albicilla chromosome Z, bHalAlb1.1, whole genome shotgun sequence:
- the LMBRD2 gene encoding G-protein coupled receptor-associated protein LMBRD2 → MSGAALGLEIVFVFFLALFLLHRYGDFKKQHRLVIIATLLAWYLCFLIVFILPLDVSTTIYNRCKLAANSSPAESNGSYVTLAPSKQKCFKPWSYIPNGIMPIFWRVVYWTSQFLTWILLPFMQSYARSGGFSITGKIKTALIENAIYYGTYLLIFGAFLIYVAVNPNFNLQWSQLQTIGIAAANTWGLFLLVLLLGYGLVEIPRSHWNGAKRGYLLMKTYFKAAKLMTEKADAEENLEDIMEEVRKVSESIKYNHPLRKCVDTILKKCPTEYQERMGRNMDDYEDFDERQNSYPSEKSLVKLHKQVIYSVQRHRRTQVQWQILLEQAFYLEDVAKNETSATRQFVHTFHSQEPENKIIQYFYTPTVEWYWECLLRPWFYRVLAVVLATFSVIVVWSECTFFSTQPVLSLFAVFIQLAEKTYNYIYIEMACFLTIFFLSICVYSTVFRIRVFNYYYLASHHQTDAYSLLFSGMLFCRLTPPLCLNFLGLTHMDATISHKNTQPTAYTSIMGSMRVLSFIADGFYIYYPMLVVILCIATYFSLGTRCLNLLGFQQFMGDSEMTSDLIDEGKELIRREKRKRQRQEEGENRRREWKERYGNRDNSARNRVAHTDQKESSFSETNTNRTLSKYTRSNGRTERDRIELLQDAEPLDFNADSINDDPLELDSGRYQPGGRYLSMSRSKVFDDV, encoded by the exons ACTATTTATAATCGGTGCAAACTTGCTGCTAactccagccctgcagaaagTAATGGCTCTTACGTTACTCTTGCTCCAAG CaagcaaaaatgtttcaaaCCGTGGAGTTATATTCCTAATGGAATTATGCCAATTTTCTGGCGTGTTGTATATTGGACGTCACAGTTTTTAACATG GATTCTGCTACCTTTCATGCAGTCATATGCTAGATCAGGAGGGTTCTCCATTACTGGAAAGATTAAAACTGCATTGATTGAGAATGCAATCTATTATGGCACTTACTTGCTGATTTTTGgagcatttttaatatatgtggCTGTAAACCCAAACTTCAATTTACAATG gagCCAACTTCAGACTATTGGGATAGCCGCTGCAAACACATGGGGTCTCTTTCTTCTTGTGTTACTTTTGGGTTATGGTTTGGTGGAAATTCCCCGTTCTCACTGGAATGGGGCCAAGAGGGGTTATCTACTTATGAAGACCTATTTCAAAGCTGCCAAACTGATGACTGAAAAAGCAGATGCAGAGGAGAATTTAGAGGATATTATGGAG gAGGTCCGTAAAGTAAGTGAGAGTATCAAATATAACCACCCTCTGAGAAAATGTGTTGATACAATACTGAAAAAG TGTCCTACTGAGTACCAGGAAAGAATGGGTAGGAACATGGATGATTATGAAGATTTTGATGAAAGGCAGAACAGTTATCCAAGTGAAAAAAGTTTGGTCAAACTTCACAAACAG GTAATCTATTCAGTACAGAGACATCGTCGTACACAGGTCCAGTGGCAAATTCTTTTAGAACAAGCATTTTACCTAGAAGATGTGGCAAAAAACGAAACCAGTGCAACTCGACAGTTTGTTCATACCTTTCATTCCCAGGAACCagagaataaaattattcagtATTTCTACACACCAACTGTTG aGTGGTACTGGGAATGCCTGCTACGACCATGGTTTTACAGGGTGCTTGCAGTTGTTCTGGCCACATTCTCTGTAATTGTTGTGTGGTCAGAGTGCACATTTTTCAGCACACAACCAGTTTTATCACTCTTTGCAGTTTTCATACAGCTGGCAGAAAAGACGTACAATTATATATACATAGAG aTGGCGTGTTTTCTTACGATCTTTTTCCTAAGTATCTGTGTCTACTCTACTGTCTTCAGGATCCGTGTATTTAACTATTACTACTTAGCTTCACATCATCAGACAGATGCGTACAGTCTTCTTTTCAGTGGCAT GCTATTTTGCCGTCTTACTCCACCATTATGCTTGAACTTTTTGGGCTTGACCCATATGGATGCAACAATCTCTCACAAAAACACTCAGCCAACTGCTTATACATCT ataatgGGATCCATGAGAGTGCTGTCCTTCATTGCAGATGGATTCTATATATATTACCCAATGCTTGTTGTCATTCTCTGTATTGCCACATACTTTAG TTTAGGAACTCGTTGTTTGAATCTTTTGGGATTCCAGCAGTTCATGGGGGATAGCGAAATGACTTCTGATTTGATTGATGAAGGAAAAGAGCTAATCAGAAGAG agaaaagaaaacGACAAAGGCAGGAAGAAGGTGAAAACAGAAGAAGG gAATGGAAGGAACGGTACGGAAATAGAGACAATTCTGCTAGGAACAGAGTTGCCCACACAGACCAAAAAGAATCCAGCTTCTCAGAGACAAATACCAATAGAA CACTATCAAAATACACCCGATCAAATGGTAGGACTGAAAGAGATAGAATAGAACTCCTCCAGGATGCAGAACCTTTGGATTTTAATGCAGACTCAATTAATGATGACCCTCTTGAATTGGACTCAGGAAG GTACCAGCCTGGTGGAAGATACCTGTCAATGTCTCGAAGCAAAGTATTTGATGATGTCTAA